Proteins encoded in a region of the Stieleria neptunia genome:
- the nusG gene encoding transcription termination/antitermination protein NusG → MPILAKEPDRFPNDLIASDQAKLSRWWLLYTKSRQEKQLMRQLRELQVPHYGPQIEQRRRAPNGRIRTSYVPLFNNYVFLCGDDESRYQSICTGCVQKATEITDVEPLIYDLTQISELVDIGVPLSVEGRLQPGQQVRVKNGPFAGFEGVVIRRDQETRLLVSVRFMDQGVSVKLDDCQLEPLGSAPEPQGSDA, encoded by the coding sequence ATGCCAATACTCGCGAAAGAACCCGATCGATTTCCTAACGATCTGATCGCGTCGGACCAAGCGAAACTTTCACGCTGGTGGTTGCTGTACACCAAGTCGCGGCAAGAAAAACAATTGATGCGTCAGCTCCGCGAGCTTCAGGTTCCGCACTACGGCCCCCAGATCGAGCAGCGCCGACGCGCTCCCAACGGCCGCATCCGAACGAGCTACGTGCCGTTGTTTAACAACTACGTGTTTCTCTGTGGCGATGATGAATCGCGTTACCAGTCGATCTGCACGGGCTGTGTCCAAAAGGCGACCGAGATCACGGACGTGGAACCGCTGATCTACGATTTGACTCAGATCAGCGAACTGGTCGACATCGGCGTTCCGCTGTCGGTCGAAGGCCGGTTGCAACCGGGACAGCAGGTTCGCGTCAAGAATGGTCCCTTCGCCGGGTTCGAAGGCGTGGTGATCCGCCGTGATCAAGAGACGCGACTGCTCGTTTCAGTCCGATTCATGGACCAAGGCGTCAGCGTCAAATTGGACGACTGCCAATTGGAACCACTCGGTAGTGCCCCGGAACCTCAAGGCAGCGACGCCTGA
- a CDS encoding MraY family glycosyltransferase encodes MIWLTLVSLLCSVLAATILVPVVRFLARRVGMVDAPDEERKLHREPIALCGGVAVFGSLLVGFVCTVLYDRSFGDFALGYVSARWYGLVLAAFAILVVGLIDDAWVMRGRQKLLLQILIISALVGSGTVVEKIGLMGFEIYLGSLAFPVTVLWLLVAVNALNLIDGADGVATTAGCFISLGLAVLSWEYGTPLGCIFAFCLAGSLIGFLFFNKPPATIFLGDAGSMVIGLLVGVLSVWGSVKGSTLLASAPVAILAVPLFDSAAAIARRWLTGRSIYATDRAHLHHLLQKKYGHFGMLFIVAGLCSLTTVLAIASARYAMPWLALLGVVLAGTFLVVTRSFGHAECQLLMMKASHMTRSFFITPRQSSLEKNHRCLPLQGSGDWNLIWEPLVDFAQIHDLAKISIDLNLSWLHEGYHASWSDVRMPDRDKQLQIKWPIVITVGSKQMTVNIGTLHVVASVASPRIHEQIADLSLRLMDLEPQIQLIIAELERQHATPADVRVSGVVPAPRYAGAERRAEPAPLLSSRH; translated from the coding sequence ATGATTTGGTTGACCCTGGTTTCGCTCCTTTGTTCCGTCCTCGCTGCGACAATTCTGGTTCCGGTCGTTCGTTTTTTGGCTCGCCGGGTCGGGATGGTCGACGCGCCTGACGAAGAACGCAAGCTTCACCGAGAGCCGATCGCGCTGTGTGGTGGAGTGGCGGTGTTCGGTTCGCTGCTGGTGGGATTTGTTTGCACGGTTCTTTATGACCGTTCCTTCGGCGACTTTGCCTTGGGATACGTTTCAGCGCGTTGGTATGGACTGGTCCTCGCCGCCTTCGCGATTCTGGTCGTCGGCTTGATCGACGATGCCTGGGTGATGCGAGGCCGCCAAAAGTTGCTGCTTCAGATACTGATCATTTCCGCACTGGTGGGCAGCGGCACGGTGGTCGAAAAGATCGGCCTGATGGGCTTTGAGATCTACCTGGGGTCGCTCGCCTTTCCCGTCACGGTGCTGTGGTTGCTGGTTGCAGTCAATGCGCTCAATTTGATCGATGGCGCCGACGGTGTGGCGACGACCGCCGGGTGTTTCATCAGTCTGGGGTTGGCGGTACTGAGCTGGGAATACGGCACGCCGCTGGGCTGTATTTTCGCCTTTTGTCTGGCGGGCAGCTTGATCGGATTCCTGTTCTTCAACAAACCCCCGGCGACCATCTTTCTCGGTGACGCCGGCAGCATGGTGATCGGCTTGCTGGTCGGCGTCCTGTCGGTGTGGGGTAGCGTCAAGGGTTCCACGTTGCTGGCCTCGGCGCCGGTGGCCATCCTGGCGGTACCGCTGTTTGACTCCGCCGCCGCGATTGCCCGACGATGGCTGACCGGCAGAAGCATTTACGCGACCGATCGCGCCCACCTGCATCACTTGCTGCAGAAGAAGTACGGGCATTTCGGCATGCTGTTCATCGTCGCCGGTCTTTGCTCGTTGACCACGGTCCTGGCGATTGCATCGGCCCGCTATGCGATGCCCTGGCTGGCGCTGCTGGGGGTGGTCCTTGCCGGCACGTTCCTGGTGGTGACTCGCTCATTCGGTCACGCAGAATGTCAGCTGTTGATGATGAAAGCCTCTCACATGACGCGATCGTTTTTTATCACGCCGCGGCAGTCATCGCTTGAAAAGAATCACCGTTGCCTGCCGTTGCAAGGCAGCGGCGACTGGAACCTGATTTGGGAGCCGCTTGTCGATTTTGCGCAGATCCACGACCTGGCCAAGATCAGCATCGATCTCAATTTGTCGTGGCTACACGAAGGCTATCACGCCAGCTGGTCAGATGTTCGGATGCCCGATCGCGACAAACAGCTGCAAATCAAATGGCCGATCGTGATCACGGTCGGCAGCAAACAAATGACGGTGAATATCGGCACGCTCCACGTCGTGGCATCGGTTGCTTCACCAAGAATTCACGAACAAATCGCGGATCTGAGTTTGAGGTTGATGGACCTTGAACCGCAAATTCAGTTGATCATTGCCGAACTGGAGCGGCAGCACGCCACGCCCGCCGACGTCCGGGTGAGCGGAGTCGTGCCGGCACCCCGATATGCAGGTGCGGAGCGTCGGGCGGAACCGGCGCCGCTGCTGTCCAGCCGTCACTGA
- the gmd gene encoding GDP-mannose 4,6-dehydratase, with protein sequence MSNASGNPKTALITGITGQDGSYLAELLLEEGYFVHGIVRRSSTFNTDRIDHIYTDPHNADARLFLHYGDLTDGQNLTNLVLNIEPDEIYNLGAQSHVRVSFDNPVYTVQTTAVGALNVLEAARQLNRKKPTRVYQASSSEMFGDVLETPQTEKTPFQPQSPYACAKVYAFHQTVNYRHAYDLFACNGILFNHESPRRGETFVTRKITRAATRIKLGLQEKLYLGNLDAKRDWGYAKDYVRGMWLMLQHDTPDDYVLATGETYTIRQFLDYTFEHLELDWKDYVETDPRYFRPTEVDLLLGDYSKAKNVLGWEPETSCKELAQLMVDYDLELARNEAVRATIAQGKSA encoded by the coding sequence ATGAGCAACGCATCCGGCAATCCGAAGACAGCACTGATCACGGGAATCACCGGCCAAGACGGATCGTACTTGGCCGAGCTGTTGTTGGAGGAAGGTTATTTTGTCCACGGCATCGTCCGCCGCAGCAGCACGTTCAACACCGATCGGATCGACCATATTTACACCGATCCGCACAACGCGGACGCGCGGTTGTTCCTGCATTACGGCGATCTGACCGACGGGCAAAATCTGACGAATCTGGTTCTGAACATCGAACCCGACGAGATTTACAACCTGGGTGCCCAGTCCCACGTCCGCGTCTCGTTCGACAACCCGGTCTATACCGTTCAAACGACGGCGGTCGGTGCGTTGAACGTGCTCGAGGCCGCCCGCCAACTGAACCGCAAAAAGCCGACTCGGGTGTACCAGGCATCCAGCAGCGAAATGTTCGGCGATGTGTTGGAGACGCCGCAAACCGAAAAGACGCCGTTTCAACCGCAAAGCCCTTACGCCTGTGCCAAGGTTTACGCGTTCCACCAGACGGTCAACTACCGCCACGCCTACGACCTGTTTGCCTGCAACGGGATTCTGTTCAACCACGAGTCACCACGACGCGGTGAGACGTTCGTCACGCGGAAGATCACGCGCGCCGCAACGCGAATCAAACTGGGGCTGCAAGAAAAACTCTATCTCGGCAACTTGGACGCCAAGCGTGACTGGGGCTACGCCAAAGACTACGTGCGTGGGATGTGGCTGATGCTGCAACACGACACGCCCGACGACTACGTGTTAGCCACCGGCGAAACCTACACCATCCGTCAGTTCCTCGATTACACCTTCGAACACCTCGAGCTGGACTGGAAAGACTACGTCGAAACCGACCCTCGCTATTTTCGTCCGACCGAAGTCGACTTGTTGCTCGGCGATTACAGCAAAGCCAAGAACGTGCTCGGCTGGGAACCCGAAACCAGCTGCAAAGAATTGGCTCAGTTGATGGTCGATTACGACCTGGAATTGGCGCGAAACGAAGCGGTGCGTGCGACCATTGCGCAAGGCAAGTCAGCCTGA
- a CDS encoding UDP-glucose 6-dehydrogenase: protein MTTTIPPVSKICCIGAGYVGGPTMAMIAHKCPHIDVKVVDINADRIAQWNSDRLPIYEPGLDEIVQSSRGKNLTFTTEIDQAIRAADMVFISVNTPTKTFGVGAGRAANLEFVEKCARRIAEVSEGHKIVVEKSTLPVRTAEAVKRILSNTANNASFDVLSNPEFLAEGTAIEDLLEPDRVLIGGERPESIEALVEIYANWVPRARLLTTNLWSSELSKLTANAFLAQRVSSINAISALCEATGADVDEVAAAIGTDSRIGPKFLKSSVGFGGSCFQKDILNLVYLCQYFGLPEVADYWEQVVRMNDYQKERFVTRMVRTMFNTVSDKKIGIWGFAFKKDTNDTRESASIYVCRDLLLEKARLCIYDPQVSEHQILNDLEYVFTEGDNKISEAKRELIEQHVTFASSAQEASSDSHAIAVLTEWDEFADANFDAIYASMKKPAFVFDGRNRLKDLDLKAKGFEYHGIGF, encoded by the coding sequence ATGACAACCACGATTCCGCCCGTTTCCAAGATTTGCTGCATCGGAGCCGGGTATGTCGGCGGCCCCACGATGGCAATGATTGCGCACAAGTGCCCTCACATTGACGTCAAGGTCGTCGACATCAACGCCGACCGGATTGCGCAGTGGAATTCAGACCGTTTGCCGATCTATGAACCGGGCTTGGACGAGATCGTTCAATCCAGCCGTGGCAAGAACCTGACGTTCACGACCGAGATCGACCAGGCGATTCGCGCCGCCGACATGGTCTTCATTTCGGTCAACACGCCGACCAAGACGTTTGGCGTCGGGGCCGGGCGAGCGGCGAATCTCGAATTTGTCGAGAAATGCGCGCGACGCATCGCCGAGGTTTCCGAAGGCCACAAGATCGTGGTTGAAAAATCGACGTTGCCGGTGCGTACCGCCGAAGCCGTCAAACGGATCCTGTCCAATACGGCCAACAACGCGAGCTTCGACGTTTTGAGCAACCCCGAATTTCTGGCCGAGGGGACGGCCATCGAAGACTTGTTGGAACCCGATCGCGTGCTGATCGGAGGTGAACGTCCCGAATCGATCGAGGCGCTGGTCGAGATTTACGCCAACTGGGTGCCGAGGGCCCGCTTGCTGACCACCAATCTGTGGAGCAGCGAACTTTCGAAGCTGACGGCCAATGCGTTTCTCGCCCAGCGGGTCTCGTCCATCAACGCGATCAGCGCCCTGTGTGAAGCAACCGGGGCGGACGTCGATGAAGTTGCCGCCGCGATCGGGACCGATTCGCGTATCGGACCCAAGTTCCTCAAATCCTCGGTCGGTTTCGGGGGCAGCTGTTTTCAGAAAGACATCCTGAACCTGGTGTACCTGTGCCAGTACTTTGGTCTGCCCGAAGTCGCCGACTACTGGGAACAAGTCGTTCGGATGAACGATTACCAAAAGGAACGCTTCGTCACCCGAATGGTTCGAACGATGTTCAACACCGTCTCGGACAAAAAGATCGGCATCTGGGGGTTCGCCTTCAAAAAAGACACCAACGACACGCGTGAATCGGCATCCATCTATGTCTGTCGCGACCTGCTGTTGGAAAAGGCCCGCCTCTGCATCTACGACCCGCAAGTCAGCGAACATCAAATCTTGAACGATTTGGAATACGTGTTTACCGAGGGCGACAACAAAATCAGTGAAGCCAAACGCGAGTTGATCGAACAACATGTGACGTTTGCTTCGAGCGCACAAGAAGCGTCCAGTGACTCCCACGCGATCGCCGTCCTGACCGAATGGGACGAATTCGCCGACGCTAATTTTGACGCAATCTACGCCTCGATGAAAAAACCGGCGTTCGTGTTCGACGGCCGCAACCGACTCAAAGACCTGGATCTGAAAGCCAAGGGATTTGAGTACCACGGAATCGGATTCTGA
- a CDS encoding GDP-L-fucose synthase family protein yields the protein MTSEQLPSGRIYVAGHRGMVGAAVVRHLQRLGIADHDLITRDRSELDLIRQSDVESFFEAERPDVVVFAAAKVGGIHANHTYPAEFIYDNLMMAANAIHAAYRFGTARFLFLGSTCIYPRMAPQPMPEDCLLTGPLESTNEAYALAKISGLKLCEHYRTQYGVKFHSAMPTNLYGPGDNYHPENSHVMPAMIRRFHEAVRDNRDEVVIWGTGTPRREFLHVDDLAQGLIHLVNLDQPPNLVNVGTGTDISIRELAELIAQITGFSGEITQDTSKPDGTPVKRTNIDLIKSTGWQPRIDLETGVGRTYDDFLRASQTGTLRAV from the coding sequence ATGACTTCGGAACAACTCCCCAGCGGACGAATCTATGTCGCCGGCCATCGTGGAATGGTGGGCGCCGCCGTCGTTCGTCATCTCCAACGACTCGGCATCGCAGATCATGACCTGATCACCCGCGACCGGAGCGAATTGGATTTGATCCGGCAATCGGACGTCGAATCATTCTTCGAGGCCGAGCGTCCCGATGTGGTCGTGTTTGCGGCCGCCAAGGTTGGAGGGATCCACGCCAATCATACCTATCCGGCCGAGTTCATTTATGACAACTTGATGATGGCCGCCAACGCGATCCATGCCGCGTATCGATTTGGCACCGCCAGGTTTCTGTTTCTCGGCAGCACCTGCATCTACCCCCGCATGGCGCCCCAGCCGATGCCCGAAGATTGTCTGTTGACCGGCCCGTTGGAATCGACCAACGAAGCGTACGCGTTGGCGAAGATCAGCGGATTGAAACTGTGCGAGCACTATCGCACGCAGTACGGCGTCAAATTCCATTCCGCCATGCCGACGAACCTGTACGGGCCCGGCGACAATTATCATCCGGAAAACTCGCACGTGATGCCGGCGATGATCCGTCGTTTTCACGAAGCGGTGCGCGACAATCGTGATGAAGTGGTGATTTGGGGGACCGGCACACCGAGACGCGAATTTCTGCATGTCGATGATTTGGCACAAGGTCTGATCCATCTGGTCAATCTGGATCAACCGCCAAATCTGGTCAATGTCGGCACCGGAACCGATATTTCGATCCGCGAATTGGCCGAATTGATCGCCCAAATCACCGGATTCAGCGGTGAAATCACGCAGGATACCTCCAAGCCCGACGGCACGCCGGTCAAACGCACCAACATCGACCTGATCAAATCGACGGGGTGGCAGCCGCGCATTGATCTGGAAACCGGCGTCGGAAGAACCTACGATGACTTTTTACGTGCGAGCCAAACCGGCACGCTGCGGGCAGTCTAA